One genomic region from Anabaena sp. PCC 7108 encodes:
- a CDS encoding BamA/TamA family outer membrane protein, protein MRLSSAAIFTLATVAASNVTQQATAATTNQEEQTNTATDVVVVPFVEIQPTQLETLTSPETTFAMEFAPERVVVSTSVNNNTPTDRNLVVTATNIQIIGANPELEQIISKAIKTQVGGDTSQNQLQTDVTAILDTGLFASATVNSSFTPTGLNVVYQVKPIVVQALQLSGAKVLTHKVALENFQSQIGKDISPVRLQQTVKQINQWYTDNGYTLARVLSIQPNRQGVLTVNVAEGLVSEIKFRFVNDEGQNLDSNGKPVKGRTKEDFLKQQLKLQPGKVFQNNLAQQDVQTLYKLGLFQTVNIAFEGDATKLDLIYELKEIGARSVNLGGGYNADDGLSVILSYRDQNVGGVNDTLAANVEVNRQDILFNTNFTSPYRATNPNRLGYNIKTFRRRELSDTFDDDIRLENDDKVREGRIGGSVSLQQKTDGWDASVGLNYTRTTISDRQGNITPNDANKNSLSFSGTGIDDLTTVSFSATKDERDNPAKPTQGSILTFSTEQSIPVGNGQISMNRLRGNYSQYMPVKLFNSKQPQVFALNLQAGTVVGDLPPYETFNLGGSNSVRGYDSGKVGSGRSYVLASAEYRFPIFPIAGGVLFADFASDLGSGDTVLGDPAGVRGKPGNGFGYGAGVRVDSPLGLIRADYGINDQGDSRVHIGLGQRF, encoded by the coding sequence ATGCGACTTTCTTCTGCGGCAATTTTTACATTAGCTACTGTAGCAGCTAGTAATGTCACTCAGCAAGCAACTGCTGCAACTACAAATCAAGAGGAACAAACCAATACAGCCACAGATGTTGTAGTAGTACCATTTGTAGAGATCCAGCCCACACAGCTAGAAACCCTAACATCTCCAGAAACTACATTTGCTATGGAATTTGCCCCAGAGCGAGTGGTTGTGTCAACAAGTGTAAATAATAATACTCCAACCGACAGAAACTTAGTAGTTACCGCTACCAATATCCAGATAATTGGCGCTAACCCCGAATTAGAGCAGATTATCAGCAAAGCTATTAAAACCCAAGTAGGTGGGGATACCAGTCAAAACCAACTCCAAACAGATGTAACCGCAATTTTAGATACTGGCTTATTTGCTAGTGCTACCGTCAACAGCAGCTTTACGCCCACGGGCTTAAATGTAGTATATCAAGTAAAACCAATAGTAGTCCAAGCCCTGCAACTCTCTGGTGCGAAGGTTCTCACCCATAAAGTAGCCTTAGAAAATTTTCAATCTCAGATTGGTAAAGATATTAGTCCAGTCAGGCTACAACAAACAGTCAAACAAATTAACCAGTGGTATACCGATAATGGTTATACCCTAGCTAGGGTACTATCGATTCAACCCAACCGCCAAGGTGTCCTCACTGTCAATGTAGCTGAAGGTTTAGTAAGTGAGATTAAATTTCGCTTTGTTAATGACGAGGGACAAAACCTTGATAGCAATGGGAAACCAGTCAAGGGACGTACTAAAGAGGATTTTCTGAAACAGCAACTGAAGTTACAACCAGGTAAAGTCTTTCAAAACAATTTAGCCCAGCAAGATGTCCAAACTTTATATAAATTGGGTTTATTTCAAACCGTCAATATCGCTTTTGAAGGAGATGCAACAAAATTAGATTTGATATATGAACTCAAGGAAATTGGGGCGCGTTCAGTTAACTTGGGCGGCGGTTACAATGCTGATGATGGGCTGTCAGTCATCTTAAGTTATAGAGATCAAAATGTAGGCGGTGTTAATGATACTTTGGCCGCAAATGTTGAAGTAAATAGACAAGATATACTTTTTAATACTAATTTTACCAGTCCCTACCGGGCAACTAACCCTAATCGCCTTGGTTACAACATCAAGACCTTCCGAAGACGAGAACTTTCGGATACTTTTGATGATGATATTAGGCTAGAAAATGACGATAAAGTCCGTGAAGGAAGAATTGGCGGTAGTGTCAGTCTTCAACAAAAAACAGATGGTTGGGATGCTTCTGTAGGACTTAACTACACTCGTACTACTATCAGCGATCGCCAAGGTAATATTACCCCAAATGATGCCAACAAAAACTCCTTATCATTCAGTGGAACGGGAATTGATGACCTGACTACTGTATCTTTCTCAGCTACTAAAGACGAACGCGATAACCCTGCTAAACCTACCCAAGGTTCTATTTTAACTTTCAGCACTGAACAATCTATACCTGTTGGTAATGGTCAAATTAGCATGAATCGTCTCCGAGGCAACTATAGTCAGTATATGCCCGTTAAATTATTTAACAGCAAACAGCCACAAGTATTTGCGTTAAATCTCCAAGCTGGTACTGTGGTTGGGGATTTACCACCTTATGAAACCTTCAACTTAGGTGGTTCTAATTCAGTCCGCGGCTATGATTCTGGAAAGGTCGGTAGTGGTCGTAGTTATGTGTTAGCTTCTGCTGAATATCGGTTTCCCATTTTCCCTATTGCTGGGGGTGTACTATTTGCTGATTTTGCTTCCGACTTAGGTTCTGGTGATACAGTTTTAGGAGATCCGGCGGGTGTGCGTGGTAAGCCAGGAAATGGTTTTGGTTATGGTGCTGGAGTGCGGGTTGACTCACCTTTGGGCTTAATTCGGGCTGATTATGGAATTAATGACCAAGGAGATAGCCGAGTACATATTGGCTTAGGTCAAAGGTTTTAA
- a CDS encoding tetratricopeptide repeat protein, which produces MSNLTIGQKLYQELDIDINLTLIPLNDLDVYVAIKYFLTLEDEEPDNAKNIKKIDRYLRVFRNLCEVSEWQKAAYVLSFCYTSKPLHEQLRIWGYYREQIELYQALLGKVNSDYDIICLNGLGRACYNLSDYTQSLNYYQELLKFARLINNRQAEALALGGFGDIEHIKNNMSEEIFFYQQQLDIAREIGDRQQESYALSFLGYALHILELNQGKKNYQQKGLNYLKQALEIACKLDNQEIESICLNNISQIYLNRGQYDQALIYLLRQLEICKNSNDIRGKYSALEILGQCYVMLKQPDQASLYIQEALIVTDEMGDKYSKIRTLNGLGVLYCYKLKRYQQALPYFQKALEIMQQLNVEGYLVISAVNISVCYSYLQNHQESLLYLNIAQSLATKSNSLEDKGLVTMATANNYWRRDKIWYKAWGILLAIKGLMIIPPWRSMNGRMAMQAAIKLVFGLE; this is translated from the coding sequence ATGTCAAATTTAACTATAGGACAAAAATTATATCAGGAATTAGACATAGATATTAATTTGACTCTGATTCCATTAAACGATCTTGATGTATATGTTGCTATTAAATATTTCCTAACACTGGAAGATGAAGAACCAGACAACGCTAAAAATATCAAAAAAATAGACCGTTATTTGCGCGTTTTCCGTAATCTTTGTGAAGTTTCAGAATGGCAAAAAGCCGCTTATGTTTTATCTTTTTGTTATACATCTAAACCACTTCATGAACAATTACGAATTTGGGGTTACTATCGAGAACAAATTGAACTATATCAAGCACTTTTAGGAAAGGTAAATTCTGATTATGATATTATTTGTTTAAATGGATTAGGTAGAGCTTGCTATAATCTTAGTGATTATACTCAGTCTCTTAATTACTATCAAGAATTACTAAAATTTGCTCGTTTAATAAATAATCGCCAAGCAGAAGCACTCGCTTTAGGTGGTTTTGGAGATATAGAACATATTAAAAATAATATGTCTGAAGAGATCTTTTTTTACCAGCAACAATTAGATATTGCTCGTGAAATTGGGGATAGGCAACAAGAAAGTTATGCTCTTAGTTTTTTAGGGTATGCTTTACATATATTAGAATTAAATCAAGGTAAAAAAAATTATCAACAAAAAGGATTAAATTATCTAAAACAAGCACTAGAGATAGCTTGTAAATTGGACAACCAGGAAATAGAAAGTATTTGTCTTAATAATATCAGTCAAATATATTTGAATCGTGGTCAATATGATCAAGCATTAATATATCTTCTTCGACAATTAGAGATTTGTAAAAACAGCAATGATATACGTGGTAAATATTCAGCATTAGAAATTTTGGGACAATGCTATGTGATGTTAAAACAACCTGATCAGGCTAGTTTGTATATACAAGAAGCATTAATAGTTACAGATGAAATGGGTGATAAATATAGTAAAATAAGAACATTAAATGGCTTGGGTGTACTTTATTGTTATAAATTGAAACGATATCAACAGGCTTTGCCATATTTTCAAAAAGCATTAGAGATAATGCAGCAATTGAATGTTGAAGGCTATCTGGTTATAAGTGCTGTGAATATATCAGTTTGCTATAGTTACTTACAAAATCACCAGGAATCACTTTTATATCTGAATATCGCTCAGTCACTTGCCACAAAATCAAATTCTTTAGAAGATAAAGGACTAGTGACAATGGCCACAGCTAATAATTATTGGAGACGTGATAAAATTTGGTACAAAGCCTGGGGAATATTGTTAGCAATAAAAGGACTGATGATAATTCCACCTTGGCGCAGTATGAATGGTAGGATGGCAATGCAAGCTGCAATTAAGCTAGTATTTGGTTTAGAGTAG
- a CDS encoding ATP-binding protein: MARNKPKLYRLTKIGHGLVKEGLKDYESIYGFCEANKRCIHRQTFTKFHDGDGVIRDTAETYCDALEIPNWRESWDNIVELVPEKITDWPVYDDGWVGRKKLVSSLTKKLRENCRLLLLLGITGIGKTALAERIADDIQTRFTKILRVNFDSDDSPRNFVNIAGRWLEELGLLIEDRQTGTILKGLVNHLREERILILIDSSEALLTESEDGWGDFEDEWWAKFFEDFLTIESSESRLIVTSQDLPSKIETLASRYPNSYHREILDGLLEDEQISLFEKAGLDVDLESEDKLILLRIAKIYKGHPLTLRVVSGEIVESFGNNAYAFWQNVGNEIELVEQHLAEAESGLKSEGENDDWKLHKLTRKIRAEVYRRRLDAVFKRLKNQNLDAYFLICVAAKYPRPVQDSGWFLQLDIYIQRLKNEVYSQEQKQKILDDLFARFLVETSINHEHNRVLGLHNLIRSVALEHRQSLFTQPLFT; the protein is encoded by the coding sequence ATGGCCAGAAATAAACCAAAACTTTATAGGCTAACAAAGATAGGGCATGGATTAGTCAAAGAAGGATTGAAAGACTATGAATCGATATATGGATTCTGTGAAGCAAATAAAAGATGCATTCATCGTCAAACCTTTACAAAATTTCACGATGGTGATGGTGTAATTAGAGACACGGCTGAAACCTATTGTGATGCCTTGGAAATTCCCAATTGGCGCGAAAGTTGGGATAATATTGTTGAACTTGTACCTGAAAAAATCACAGATTGGCCTGTCTATGATGATGGTTGGGTAGGGCGCAAAAAACTGGTTAGCTCATTAACAAAAAAGCTGCGTGAAAATTGTCGGTTATTGCTATTGTTAGGAATTACGGGAATTGGTAAAACAGCCCTTGCTGAAAGGATTGCTGATGATATTCAAACCCGATTTACCAAGATTTTAAGAGTAAATTTTGATAGTGATGATAGTCCCAGAAACTTTGTTAATATTGCAGGAAGGTGGTTAGAAGAATTAGGTTTATTGATTGAAGACAGGCAAACAGGAACGATTCTAAAAGGATTAGTGAACCATTTACGTGAGGAACGTATTTTAATTTTAATTGATTCTTCAGAAGCATTATTAACAGAAAGTGAAGATGGTTGGGGAGATTTTGAGGATGAATGGTGGGCAAAGTTTTTTGAAGATTTTTTGACAATAGAATCTTCTGAAAGTAGATTAATTGTAACTTCTCAAGATTTACCGAGTAAAATTGAAACTTTAGCTTCTCGTTACCCTAATTCCTATCATCGTGAAATTTTAGATGGTTTACTAGAAGATGAACAAATTTCTTTATTTGAAAAAGCAGGTTTAGATGTTGATTTAGAATCAGAAGATAAATTAATTCTATTGCGAATTGCCAAGATATATAAAGGACATCCATTAACTTTGCGTGTAGTCAGTGGTGAAATTGTGGAATCTTTTGGTAATAATGCTTATGCTTTTTGGCAAAATGTTGGTAATGAAATTGAGTTGGTAGAACAGCATTTAGCAGAAGCAGAATCTGGTTTAAAATCAGAAGGTGAAAATGATGATTGGAAACTGCATAAATTAACCAGAAAAATTAGGGCTGAAGTTTATCGGCGGAGATTAGATGCAGTTTTTAAACGATTAAAAAATCAAAATCTTGATGCTTATTTTTTGATTTGTGTAGCTGCTAAATATCCTCGTCCTGTGCAAGATAGCGGTTGGTTTTTACAGCTAGATATTTATATTCAACGTTTGAAAAACGAGGTTTATAGTCAAGAACAAAAACAAAAGATATTAGATGATTTATTTGCTAGATTTTTAGTAGAAACTTCCATTAATCATGAACATAATCGTGTTTTAGGACTACATAATTTAATTCGCAGTGTAGCTTTAGAACATCGTCAGAGTTTATTTACCCAGCCTTTATTTACATAG